One part of the Phacochoerus africanus isolate WHEZ1 chromosome 7, ROS_Pafr_v1, whole genome shotgun sequence genome encodes these proteins:
- the LOC125131737 gene encoding olfactory receptor 6C2-like gives MRNHTVTTFVLLGLTDEPQLKTLVFIFLFLTYTLSVTGNLTIISLTSTDSHLKTAMYFFLQNFSFLEIAFTSACVPQYLYNIATGDKTITYNSCATQLFFTDLFGVTEFFLLAAMAYDRYVAICKPLHYVTIVNHTVCRRLIIGSWLAGLLIIIPPLSLGLKLEFCDSNVIDHFVCDAAPLLKISCSETWLMEQMVMVCAVLTFIMTLVCVVLSYVYILKTILQFPSAQQRKKAFSTCSSHMIVVSISYGSCIFTYVKPSAKKSLAVNKGVTLLTTSIAPMLNPFIYTLRNKQVKQAFNDTIKRFALFLKK, from the coding sequence ATGAGAAACCACACAGTAACAACTTTTGTCCTGCTGGGACTCACAGATGAGCCACAGCTGAAGACTCTGGTTTTCATCTTCCTGTTTCTCACCTACACGCTGAGCGTCACTGGGAACCTGACCATCATCTCCCTCACCTCCACAGACTCTCACCTCAAAACTGCCATGTACTTTTTCCTACAAAACTTCTCCTTCTTGGAAATCGCATTTACGTCTGCTTGTGTTCCCCAATACTTGTACAACATAGCAACAGGTGATAAGACCATCACATACAACAGTTGTGCTACGCAACTATTTTTTACTGATCTCTTTGGAGTAACTGAGTTTTTCCTCCTGGCcgccatggcctatgaccgctacgtggccatctgcaaacccctgcaTTACGTGACCATCGTGAACCACACGGTCTGCAGGAGACTCATCATTGGttcctggctggctggcttgTTGATCATCATCCCCCCACTCAGCCTGGGCCTAAAGCTGGAATTCTGTGACTCCAATGTCATTGACCATTTTGTCTGTGATGCAGCCCCCCTCCTAAAGATCTCATGCTCGGAAACGTGGCTCATGGAGCAGATGGTCATGGTCTGTGCTGTGTTGACCTTTATCATGACACTCGTGTGTGTGGTTCTATCCTACGTGTACATCCTCAAGACCATCTTGCAGTTcccttctgcccagcaaaggaaaaaggcatTTTCTACATGTTCCTCCCACATGATCGTGGTCTCCATCAGCTATGGAAGCTGTATCTTCACCTATGTTAAACCTTCAGCGAAGAAATCATTGGCTGTTAATAAGGGTGTGACACTGCTCACTACTTCCATTGCTCCCATGCTGAATCCTTTCATTTACACCTTGAGAAACAAGCAAGTGAAACAAGCTTTCAATGATACAATCAAAAGATTTGCATTGTTCTTAAAGAAATAA
- the LOC125131738 gene encoding olfactory receptor 6C2-like, whose product MRNHTVTTFVLLGLTDEPQLKTLVFIFLFLTYTLSVTGNLTIISLTSADSHLKTALYFFLQNFSFLEIAFTSACIPQYLYNIATGDKTITYSSCATQLFFTDLFGVTEFFLLAAMSYDRYVAICKPLHYVTIVNHTVCRRLIIGSWLAGLLIIIPPLSLGLKLEFCDSNVIDHFVCDAAPLLKISCSETWLIEQTVTVCAVLAFIRTLVCVVLSYVYILKTFLQFPSAQQRKKAFSTCSSHMIVVSISYGSCIFTYVKPSAKKSVAVNKGVTILTTSIAPMLNPFIYTLRNKQVKQAFNDTIKRIALFSKN is encoded by the coding sequence ATGAGAAACCACACAGTAACAACTTTTGTCCTGCTGGGACTCACAGATGAGCCACAGCTGAAGACTCTGGTTTTCATCTTCCTGTTTCTCACCTACACGCTGAGCGTCACTGGGAACCTGACCATCATCTCCCTCACCTCCGCAGACTCTCACCTCAAAACTGCCCTGTACTTTTTCCTACAAAACTTCTCCTTCTTGGAAATCGCATTTACATCTGCTTGTATTCCCCAATACTTGTACAACATAGCAACAGGTGATAAGACCATCACATACAGCAGTTGTGCTACGCAACTATTTTTTACTGATCTCTTTGGAGTAACTGAGTTTTTCCTCCTGGCCgccatgtcctatgaccgctacgtggccatctgcaaacccctgcaTTACGTGACCATCGTGAACCACACGGTCTGCAGGAGACTCATCATTGGttcctggctggctggcttgTTGATCATCATCCCCCCACTCAGCCTGGGCCTAAAGCTGGAATTCTGTGACTCCAATGTCATTGACCATTTTGTCTGTGATGCAGCCCCCCTCCTAAAGATCTCATGCTCGGAAACGTGGCTCATAGAGCAGACGGTCACAGTCTGTGCTGTGTTGGCCTTTATCAGGACACTCGTGTGTGTGGTTCTATCCTACGTGTACATCCTCAAGACCTTCTTGCAATTcccttctgcccagcaaaggaaaaaggcatTTTCTACATGTTCCTCCCACATGATCGTGGTCTCCATCAGCTATGGAAGCTGTATCTTCACCTATGTTAAACCTTCAGCAAAGAAATCAGTGGCTGTTAATAAGGGAGTGACAATTCTCACTACTTCCATTGCTCCCATGCTGAATCCTTTCATTTACACCTTGAGAAACAAGCAAGTGAAACAAGCTTTCAATGATACAATCAAAAGAATTGCATTATTCTCAAAGAACTAA
- the LOC125131739 gene encoding olfactory receptor 6C2-like yields MKNHTITTFILVGLTDNPQLQIPIFMFLFLTYVLSITGNLTIISLTLVDSHLKTPMYYFLQNFALLEISFTTACIPRYLYNITTGDRSITYNICVIQVFFTDVFGVTEFFLLAAMSYDRYVAICKPLHYMSIMNSRVCRRLVLCCWISGLLIILPPLTLFLDLKFCDSNVIDYFFCDASPILKISCSDTWLIEQLVIVCAVLTFILTLVCVVLSYVYILKTILRFPSAQQRKRAFSTCSSHMIVVSITYGSCIFIYIKPSAKESVAINKAVTVLTTSIAPMLNPFIYTLRNKQVRRAFRDSFKKLALIAKK; encoded by the coding sequence ATGAAAAACCACACAATCACAACCTTCATCCTGGTGGGACTGACCGATAACCCTCAGCTTCAGATTCCgatttttatgtttctgtttctcaCTTACGTGCTGAGTATAACTGGGAATCTGACCATCATCTCCCTCACTTTAGTGGACTCCCACCTTAAAACACCCATGTACTATTTCCTACAAAATTTTGCCTTGTTAGAAATTTCATTTACAACTGCTTGTATCCCTAGATATTTGTACAACATAACAACAGGCGACAGGTCAATTACATACAATATTTGTGTTATTCAAGTGTTTTTTACCGATGTCTTTGGAGTAACCGAGTTTTTTCTCCTGGCCgccatgtcctatgaccgctatgtggccatctgcaaacccctgcaTTACATGAGCATCATGAACAGCAGAGTCTGCAGGAGGCTTGTCCTCTGCTGTTGGATCTCTGGCTTGTTGATCATACTGCCACCACTGACTCTGTTCCTAGATTTGAAATTCTGTGACTCCAATgtcattgattattttttctgtgaTGCATCTCCTATTTTGAAGATTTCATGCTCAGATACTTGGCTAATAGAGCAGCTGGTTATTGTCTGTGCTGTGCTGACCTTCATTCTGACCCTGGTGTGTGTTGTTCTGTCCTATGTATACATTCTCAAGACCATTCTAAGGTTCCcctctgcccagcaaaggaaaaggGCCTTTTCTACCTGTTCTTCTCACATGATCGTGGTTTCCATCACCTATGGCAGCTGCATTTTCATCTACATCAAGCCTTCAGCAAAGGAATCCGTGGCTATTAATAAGGCTGTGACAGTGCTCACGACCTCCATcgcccccatgctgaaccctttcatctacacTCTGAGAAACAAACAAGTGAGACGAGCCTTCAGGGACTCATTCAAAAAACTTGCACTAATCGCCAAGAAGTAA